From the Saccharobesus litoralis genome, one window contains:
- a CDS encoding UPF0149 family protein, producing MSDVTLPDYDDFDFLLQNNKLPCSASEVHGILCGSICGGMSEASREWLSIVRDFCLDGESVPEDVVSAMINLYKATFEQLKDGQLAFQIYLPEDDVSLTERAETLIEWLNGFLSSIGVQSVNLQAADEEIREAFQDLVAISKMDTELEETEENFQSFEEIVEYIRITAILCFGEFGDALPEDLPNKPTLH from the coding sequence ATGTCTGATGTCACCTTGCCTGATTACGATGATTTTGATTTTTTACTGCAAAATAACAAGCTACCTTGTTCTGCATCAGAAGTGCATGGCATTTTATGTGGCAGCATTTGCGGTGGTATGAGTGAGGCCAGTCGCGAATGGTTGAGCATAGTTCGAGATTTTTGTTTGGATGGTGAGTCAGTGCCAGAAGACGTAGTCAGCGCCATGATAAATTTATATAAAGCGACATTTGAGCAGTTGAAAGATGGTCAATTGGCGTTTCAAATTTACCTGCCTGAAGATGATGTCTCCTTGACTGAGCGTGCTGAAACTTTGATTGAATGGTTAAATGGCTTTTTATCATCTATTGGTGTGCAAAGTGTTAATTTGCAAGCGGCTGATGAAGAGATCCGCGAAGCGTTTCAAGATTTAGTGGCCATTAGCAAAATGGATACTGAATTAGAAGAAACGGAAGAAAACTTCCAATCGTTTGAAGAAATTGTCGAATACATACGTATAACCGCCATATTATGCTTTGGGGAGTTTGGCGATGCGTTACCAGAAGATTTACCTAATAAACCGACTTTGCACTAA
- a CDS encoding SixA phosphatase family protein codes for MKTLYILRHAKSSWADPNLDDFSRPLNKRGLRNLPDIATRLVNNCWQPDKIISSSANRALTTAKAVANKMTIENIQQDDGLYMCSADYILSLIQQQQDISSLMIVGHNPLWTDLINLLTHFGLDNLPTGGTAKIEFNINKWSLVNWGTGKVTGLDFPKQPFSAVC; via the coding sequence ATGAAAACTCTTTATATACTTCGCCACGCAAAATCAAGCTGGGCCGATCCTAATCTCGACGATTTTTCCCGCCCCTTGAATAAACGCGGCCTGCGTAATTTGCCCGATATAGCAACTCGCCTTGTCAACAACTGTTGGCAACCCGACAAAATTATTTCCAGCAGTGCAAACCGCGCTCTGACCACGGCAAAAGCAGTAGCCAACAAAATGACGATTGAAAATATTCAGCAAGATGACGGACTGTATATGTGTTCGGCTGATTATATTTTGTCACTGATCCAACAACAGCAAGATATTAGTAGTTTAATGATTGTCGGCCACAACCCATTATGGACCGACTTAATTAATCTCTTAACCCATTTTGGCTTAGATAATTTACCCACAGGGGGAACCGCAAAAATTGAGTTTAATATTAACAAATGGTCTCTTGTCAATTGGGGCACTGGCAAAGTCACGGGATTAGACTTTCCTAAGCAACCGTTTTCTGCGGTCTGCTAA
- a CDS encoding monovalent cation:proton antiporter-2 (CPA2) family protein: MDGLSSALIFLAAAVITVPLFNKLKLGSILGYLVAGVVIGPSMLELIDDPEDILHFAEFGVIFLLFIIGLELNPEKLWRMRDKIMFSGGGQLFITAILITGIVVAGFGFSFSTAAVIGLALALSSTAFAIQLMTEQQVLRTPPGQHGFSMLLMQDLAVIPILLFVGTLSVTGGKDPVAWWQSLLAIIAVIAAGHYVVNPLLRIIARSGSTEVMTAAALLIVMATAVAMYAVGLSMGLGAFVAGILLANSSFRHQLETEVKPFKGLLLGLFFIAIGMNMNLQLLGEKPLAMIGGAIALVALKGLVIFAVLRLSKQSRTDSVRLGIMLSQGGEFAFVVMAQATAGGILDKEVAAMVNLIVGISMALTSPLIILHSLGFNSKNVRPIYDSEPHETEPQIMIAGFGRFAQITARILAAKNIPFIALDKDVEHIEFLKRFGNKAFYGDATRLDLLKSAGIAHVKVLFIAVNDDQAIKIAETVRKHYPHIKIVTRVQNRFVVAKYNELGVTSCVREMFASGLQAAEQVLLAHGYTDTKAKESVRLFKQHDESLLQEAIDNNYDLQTIIDRAGQGKQALESIFRDDKTL; encoded by the coding sequence ATGGATGGCTTAAGCTCAGCGCTTATATTTTTAGCAGCCGCAGTGATTACGGTTCCACTGTTTAACAAATTAAAACTTGGCTCAATTTTGGGCTATTTGGTCGCTGGTGTGGTTATTGGCCCTTCTATGCTTGAGCTCATAGACGACCCAGAAGATATCTTACACTTTGCCGAGTTTGGCGTGATTTTTTTACTGTTTATCATAGGGCTAGAGTTAAACCCAGAAAAACTCTGGCGCATGCGCGATAAAATCATGTTCTCTGGCGGTGGCCAACTCTTTATCACAGCCATTTTAATAACAGGCATTGTTGTGGCTGGTTTTGGCTTTAGTTTTTCGACAGCTGCGGTTATTGGTTTAGCTTTGGCATTATCGTCAACGGCCTTTGCCATTCAATTAATGACTGAGCAACAAGTCTTACGTACGCCACCCGGTCAACATGGTTTTTCCATGTTACTTATGCAAGATCTAGCCGTGATCCCAATTTTACTATTTGTTGGCACTTTGTCCGTAACTGGCGGTAAAGACCCCGTTGCTTGGTGGCAAAGCTTATTAGCTATTATTGCGGTTATCGCTGCTGGTCACTATGTGGTCAATCCCTTATTGCGTATCATTGCCCGCAGTGGCAGCACAGAGGTTATGACTGCCGCCGCGTTATTAATTGTCATGGCGACTGCTGTGGCTATGTATGCCGTCGGTTTATCTATGGGCTTAGGTGCCTTTGTCGCCGGTATATTATTAGCCAACTCGAGTTTTCGCCATCAATTAGAAACCGAAGTTAAGCCATTTAAAGGCTTATTACTTGGCTTATTCTTTATTGCTATCGGCATGAATATGAACTTGCAACTGCTAGGCGAAAAACCATTAGCCATGATAGGCGGTGCTATCGCATTAGTGGCGTTAAAAGGTTTAGTCATTTTTGCTGTACTACGATTAAGCAAGCAAAGCCGTACCGATTCAGTTCGCCTTGGTATTATGTTATCGCAAGGCGGGGAATTTGCTTTTGTTGTCATGGCGCAAGCGACAGCCGGCGGCATTCTCGACAAAGAAGTTGCCGCCATGGTTAACCTTATTGTGGGTATTTCAATGGCGTTAACCTCACCATTAATTATTTTACATAGCCTAGGCTTTAACAGTAAAAACGTCCGCCCTATATACGATAGCGAGCCTCACGAAACCGAGCCTCAAATCATGATTGCCGGTTTTGGTCGCTTTGCTCAAATTACTGCGCGGATTTTGGCAGCAAAAAACATCCCGTTTATCGCGCTAGATAAAGACGTAGAGCATATTGAATTTCTTAAAAGGTTTGGTAACAAAGCCTTTTACGGCGATGCAACTCGATTAGACCTATTAAAAAGTGCAGGCATTGCTCACGTCAAAGTTTTGTTTATTGCGGTTAATGACGACCAAGCCATTAAAATTGCTGAAACCGTGCGTAAGCATTATCCTCATATCAAAATTGTCACTCGTGTACAAAACCGTTTTGTGGTCGCCAAATATAATGAATTAGGGGTAACAAGCTGTGTACGTGAAATGTTTGCCAGTGGTCTGCAAGCTGCTGAACAAGTTTTATTAGCTCATGGCTACACCGATACCAAAGCCAAAGAAAGCGTGCGACTGTTTAAACAGCATGATGAAAGCCTGTTGCAAGAAGCCATTGACAATAATTACGACTTGCAAACCATCATTGACCGAGCAGGACAAGGTAAACAAGCGCTAGAATCTATTTTCCGCGACGATAAAACCTTATAA